Proteins encoded in a region of the Leishmania major strain Friedlin complete genome, chromosome 14 genome:
- the ELO1.1 gene encoding beta-ketoacyl-CoA synthase, with product MQWLDNYGDHHYDGHAVQMWLASNVDVCAYIAGAYLAFVFTGPRLMEALFHGKPPTGIKKAWALWNLGLSVFSLYGWLRVGPPLLRRLMHDGLHNTLCTFHEDEFYTTKVGFAIGMFAISKVPEFIDTVFLLMSGVKLAFLSWFHHVTTYLFAWYSYQQGTSIFICAAAMNYFVHSIMYMYFALSEAGFKKLVKPFAMYITLLQITQMVGGLFVSGYVLVQKLTEGAGNPCSGTSMSAARTQLVIYIFNFYLFSEMFIKAYVLPRKAGAALRRPSPSKRS from the coding sequence ATGCAGTGGCTCGACAACTACGGTGACCACCACTACGACGGCCACGCCGTGCAGATGTGGTTGGCGAGCAATGTGGATGTTTGCGCGTACATCGCGGGTGCGTACCTCGCCTTTGTCTTCACCGGTCCGCGGCTCATGGAAGCCCTCTTTCACGGCAAGCCGCCGACGGGCATCAAGAAGGCGTGGGCGCTGTGGAACCTCGGGCTctccgtcttctccctctaCGGCTGGCTGCGTGTCggaccgccgctgctgcgccgtctgATGCACGACGGCCTGCACAACACCCTCTGCACCTTCCACGAGGATGAGTTCTACACCACCAAGGTCGGCTTCGCCATCGGTATGTTCGCTATCTCGAAGGTGCCCGAGTTCATCGACACGGTCTTTCTGCTCATGAGTGGCGTGAAGCTGGCCTTCCTGTCGTGGTTCCACCACGTCACGACGTACCTGTTCGCGTGGTACAGTTATCAGCAAGGGACCAGCATTTTtatctgcgccgccgccatgaaCTACTTTGTTCACTCCATCATGTACATGTACTTCGCCCTATCGGAGGCTGGCTTCAAGAAGCTGGTGAAGCCGTTCGCCATGTAcatcacgctgctgcagatcaCGCAGATGGTCGGTGGTCTCTTCGTGTCGGGCTACGTACTCGTCCAGAAGCTCACCGAGGGCGCAGGGAACCCCTGCAGCGGCACGTCCATGTCCGCCGCCCGTACGCAGCTGGTTATCTACATATTCAACTTCTACCTCTTCTCAGAGATGTTCATCAAGGCTTACGTGCTGCCGCGCAAGGCCGGCGCCGCCCTGCGCCGCCCCTCGCCGTCGAAGAGGTCTTAG
- the ELO1.2 gene encoding beta-ketoacyl-CoA synthase, translating into MQWIDSWGANHYDGYAFKQWLLDNHDIAIYVAVGYITFVFQAPKLVSKYLNLPANAKSSALVPVINKTWAVWNILLSAFAFYGTTRVVPPLLYNLKTYGLHDTLCTFRPDEFYTSDVGVALGLFTISKVPEFGDTFFLVLKGTKLRFLSWFHHTAMFLYVWLSYETGSSTLICAAAMNYFVHTIMYFYFFLSEAGFKNLARPFAMYITMLQLVQMVGVMFVSGYVIAQKYILAGQGIMDGMEGSCSGTTMATARLQLGIYTAFLYLFGEMFVNNHVRPRVAKKAD; encoded by the coding sequence ATGCAGTGGATCGACAGCTGGGGTGCTAACCACTACGATGGCTATGCCTTCAAGCAATGGCTGCTCGACAACCATGATATTGCCATCTACGTTGCCGTCGGGTACATCACCTTCGTTTTCCAGGCTCCCAAGCTGGTGTCCAAGTACCTGAACCTGCCCGCGAATGCCAAGAGCAGCGCCCTCGTGCCGGTGATCAACAAAACTTGGGCCGTGTGGAACATCCTCCTGTCCGCCTTTGCCTTCTACGGCACAACGcgcgtggtgccgccgctgctgtacaACCTCAAGACGTACGGCCTGCACGACACCCTCTGCACCTTCCGCCCGGATGAGTTCTACACGTCCGACGTCGGTGTAGCGCTCGGCCTCTTCACCATCTCCAAGGTGCCAGAGTTCGGCGACACCTTCTTCCTGGTTCTGAAGGGCACGAAGCTGCGCTTTCTCTCCTGGTTCCACCACACCGCCATGTTCCTGTACGTGTGGCTGTCGTACGAGACCGGAAGCAGCACCctcatctgcgccgccgccatgaaCTACTTTGTACACACTATCATGTACTTCTACTTCTTCCTGTCGGAGGCCGGCTTCAAGAACCTCGCTCGGCCGTTCGCCATGTACATCACaatgctgcagctggtgcagaTGGTCGGTGTGATGTTTGTGTCGGGCTACGTCATTGCCCAGAAGTACATCCTGGCTGGCCAGGGGATCATGGACGGCATGGAGGGGTCATGCTCTGGCACTACCATGGCAACGGCCCGCCTTCAGCTCGGCATCTATACGGCGTTTCTCTACCTGTTCGGAGAGATGTTCGTGAACAACCACGTGCGCCCGCGCGTTGCCAAGAAGGCGGACTAA
- a CDS encoding putative fatty acid elongase: MASLISYIVNYDGYPLQAYLLENIDVIGYIASIYLVIVGKGDRILSWWNKRKAPAADAQAKQNGASKETVAALKSCYTAASTYHLVLCIACALVSCILVPAMAQSVLVNSFFATMCLWDDALIYKGAVGFSLSAAVVVKVVEQLDTFFLVLRDYIVASPEQEKKQVRRVRPSHWWFQVLIALYFWHTYSIGTSCFTMIATITMAISAARNFFYMQQDAAQAQGKTAMATKSNREILALDMAEWISCSALSVYASYMNYTHERGCMTVQANVRMALVMYVTAVVLRFRELGKGSEAPVARESKKNH, from the coding sequence ATGGCCAGCCTCATCAGTTACATCGTCAACTACGACGGCTACCCGCTGCAGGCGTACCTGCTCGAGAATATTGACGTGATCGGCTACATCGCCTCCATCTACCTTGTCATAGTGGGCAAGGGAGACCGCATTTTGAGCTGGTGGAACAAGCGTAAGGCGCCGGCTGCCGATGCCCAGGCGAAGCAAAACGGTGCCAGCAaggagacggtggcggcgctcaaGTCATGCTATACTGCTGCCTCCACGTACCACCTTGTCCTCTGCATCGCGTGCGCCCTCGTCTCGTGCATTCTGGTGCCCGCCATGGCGCAGTCTGTCCTGGTCAACTCCTTCTTCGCAACCATGTGCCTTTGGGATGACGCTCTCATCTACAAGGGCGCCGTCGGCTTCTCTctcagcgccgctgtggtAGTGAAAGTAGTGGAGCAGCTCGACACATTCTTCCTGGTCCTGCGAGACTACATTGTCGCCTCTCCAGAGCAGGAGAAGAAgcaggtgcgccgcgtgcgacCCTCTCACTGGTGGTTCCAGGTACTCATCGCCCTCTACTTCTGGCACACCTACAGCATTGGCACCAGCTGCTTCACGATGATTGCCACCATTACGATGGCTATCTCTGCCGCCCGCAACTTCTTCTACATGCAGCAGGATGCCGCGCAGGCCCAGGGCAAGACCGCCATGGCCACCAAGTCGAACCGTGAGATCTTGGCGCTGGACATGGCGGAATGgatcagctgcagcgcgctctCCGTCTACGCCAGCTACATGAACTATACACATGAGCGCGGGTGCATGACAGTGCAAGCGAACGTGCGCATGGCCCTCGTCATGTACGTGACGGCTGTCGTGCTGCGCTTCCGCGAGCTGGGCAAGGGCTCGGAGGCCCCGGTAGCGCGCGAGTCCAAGAAGAACCACTAG
- the ELO1.3 gene encoding beta-ketoacyl-CoA synthase: protein MEALDNYLIDHYDGHAVQKWLVNNVDIGVYIAAAYLTFVFKGPQLVDFIFRGNPPTRLIKMCWTLWNIGLALFSMYGVYHTVPLFINNLRKYGQKDTLCRFRDDEFYTGKNGVAMGLFSLSKLPEFGDTFFLIMGGKRKLPFLSWFHHVTIFLYAWMAYQQASSIWIVLASINYFVHSIMYTYFALAEAGFKKLVKPFAMYITLLQITQMVVGLYFTFSFISYHKADPKGCNGSTMALARGQCMIYFFNFYLFSEMFIKGYVLPRKAAAGESAAATAPASKKRN, encoded by the coding sequence ATGGAGGCCCTCGACAACTACCTCATCGACCACTACGACGGCCACGCCGTGCAGAAGTGGCTGGTGAACAACGTGGACATTGGTGTGTACATTGCTGCCGCCTACCTGACCTTCGTCTTTAAGGGCCCGCAGTTGGTGGACTTTATCTTCCGCGGCAACCCACCGACAAGGCTGATCAAGATGTGCTGGACCCTGTGGAACATCGGTCTTGCTCTCTTCTCCATGTACGGAGTGTACCACACTGTTCCCCTCTTCATCAACAACCTTCGCAAGTACGGCCAGAAGGACACGCTGTGCCGCTTCCGCGACGATGAGTTCTACACCGGCAAGAACGGCGTTGCCATGGGgctcttctccctttcgAAACTGCCCGAGTTCGGCGACACCTTCTTCCTGATCATGGGCGGCAAGCGCAAGCTCCCGTTCCTCTCCTGGTTCCACCACGTCACCATCTTCCTGTACGCGTGGATGGCGTACCAGCAGGCCTCCAGCATCTGGATCGTGCTGGCCTCCATCAACTACTTTGTGCACTCCATCATGTACACGTACTTCGCCCTCGCCGAGGCTGGTTTCAAGAAGCTGGTGAAGCCGTTCGCCATGTACATCACGCTTCTGCAGATCACGCAGATGGTGGTGGGTCTTTATTTTACTTTCTCCTTTATAAGCTACCACAAGGCAGACCCGAAGGGCTGCAACGGCTCGACgatggcgctggcgcgcggcCAGTGCATGATCTACTTCTTCAACTTCTACCTCTTCTCAGAGATGTTCATCAAGGGCTACGTGCTGCcgcggaaggcggcggctggcGAGTCCGCAGCTGCCACTGCCCCCGCTAGTAAGAAGCGCAACTGA